The Chloroflexota bacterium genome has a segment encoding these proteins:
- a CDS encoding PhnD/SsuA/transferrin family substrate-binding protein produces MAATKQLTLQVPSMTYDIMRPFLEKRVPIEGVEIQIGQAPVMIYKDEPTLREGNFGLADLNLGYWPQAIEQGWEIVALPVFSKRKGAYQFIFVRTDRGIESPKDLEGKVVASRSYGTSLTIWARGLLRERFGVDISKMRWVVWVKDHFPVYATPQNGGKGDGTFEPELFRDPQKSVVNALLDGDVDAMITDISDGEAIRALKASPNVRRLFPSYQAEDERLYREEGIYTPVHLMVMSKKLDRARPELAMQLYQAFEKSKEMAYTDILNDRAGFGVLYLREHMEEQIEKWGDPFKYGITANKRTIDSYIRFNAEQGHIRAPLAYELLFAGSTLDT; encoded by the coding sequence ATGGCCGCGACGAAGCAGCTCACGCTCCAGGTTCCCAGTATGACCTACGACATCATGCGGCCATTTCTCGAGAAACGGGTGCCCATCGAGGGGGTCGAGATCCAGATCGGGCAGGCGCCGGTCATGATCTACAAGGACGAGCCGACCCTGCGCGAGGGCAACTTCGGCCTCGCCGACCTGAACCTCGGGTACTGGCCGCAGGCCATCGAGCAGGGATGGGAGATCGTTGCCCTCCCGGTCTTCTCCAAGCGGAAAGGCGCCTACCAGTTCATTTTCGTCCGTACCGATCGCGGCATTGAGAGCCCCAAGGACCTGGAGGGCAAGGTCGTCGCCTCCCGGTCGTATGGCACATCCCTGACCATCTGGGCGCGCGGACTCCTTCGCGAACGGTTCGGCGTGGACATCTCGAAGATGCGCTGGGTCGTCTGGGTCAAGGATCATTTCCCCGTCTACGCGACGCCGCAGAATGGCGGCAAGGGCGACGGGACCTTCGAGCCGGAGCTGTTCCGCGACCCGCAGAAGAGTGTCGTCAACGCGCTCCTGGATGGAGACGTCGACGCCATGATCACGGATATCTCCGATGGCGAAGCCATCCGCGCGCTGAAGGCGAGTCCCAACGTGCGGCGCCTGTTCCCCAGCTACCAGGCCGAAGACGAGCGGCTCTATCGCGAGGAGGGCATATACACGCCGGTGCATCTCATGGTCATGAGTAAGAAGCTCGACCGGGCGCGACCGGAACTGGCCATGCAGCTCTATCAGGCGTTCGAGAAATCGAAAGAGATGGCCTATACGGACATCCTCAACGACCGGGCCGGCTTCGGCGTGCTCTACCTGCGCGAACATATGGAGGAGCAGATCGAGAAGTGGGGCGACCCGTTCAAGTACGGGATCACGGCCAACAAGCGCACGATCGACTCCTACATTCGCTTCAACGCCGAGCAGGGCCACATCCGCGCACCACTGGCGTACGAGCTGCTCTTCGCGGGGAGCACGCTCGACACCTAG